GGTGTGGAGGCGTGCAGCCATTGAGCGTTTTGGGCGCTGTAGCCCAGAGCTTCTTCACCCAGCGCTTTGGTTCCGCTGTAAAAGCTACAGTTGTTGGTGCGGAAAGAGAAGTTGGGGATGGATGTTTCCGAGAAGCCGCTGCTGTCAGGTGTATTTCCCGAGAAGATGCAACCACTGGAAACATGGCCCCAAGGGACTCCGGCTTCTCCACATGCTGCGTCAATTACCCCAGGGAGCACCGCGTTGCCGGCGACGCAATTGGCCTTGTCGGTTTCGCAGGCATCCACGTTTGGTTTTCCGGTGTAGCCGGCGCAATTGATGAGAAAGTCGGGCTGTTCGTTCTTGAGCGCTGCAGTGAGGGTTGCCTCGTCAGCATAGTTCAGTTCTTCGCGGCTGATGCTGCGAAAATCGATGCCTTTGCCCTTCAGCAGATCACAGAACGCTTGGCCCACATAGCCTTTACCTCCAAGAATAAATATCATGTTGCGTGAATTTGACGCTGCAGCACGCCCAGGCAACGGCTTTTTTCAGAAGAGAAAATGAATCGATGGAAACTCTAATGGCTCGTCTCCACTACAGGGCCCTTCGACTGGCCGATTTCATCGAGGAGTACGTCAAACCATGGCGTGTCGATGTCGAACGGTTTCCCTCCCTTGATGCGTTCAAATTCGATGGCACGTAAAACATTTCCTTTGTCTTCATCGTGGCCGATCACGCCACCCTCATGGCGCAGTGCGCATTCCACTGCCAAGTCGGTGCAGCTTTTGATCAGGCGCAGGTCGTCGACATTTGCTGCGGCTGCTCGCGCGAAGTATCCACTTTTTTGCACCAAGACTTTTTGCGCGTCGAGCATCTCGGCAAATTGCTGTCCAAACCATTTTCCGGGGTTTACGGCATCGAGCTTGACGTGTCCGAATGCATCACGGGGGACATCTTCACCCCGGGCTTCCATTTCTGCGACGATCGTTTCCACGCCAGCGCCCTCGGAGATAAAGATGTTTACGTTGTCCTGCTCATCCATGATCGCCTTCAGCCGCGCGGCTTCTGCTGAGATGTCGAAACCCATTTCTGGAATGAAGATCCCGTGGACGTCGTGACGTTCGCGGCTCAGGCCGAGTTCGGGAAGCCACGGTTTCGTCTTTAAACCGTCGTGATAAGCTTGCGCGGTGGCTGCTGTGAGCCAGCCGCAGTTGCGCCCCATCACCTCATGCACAATGAGCATGCGCGGGTTGGCGTTGTGCTCGGCGACGACATTGCTGAAATATGCGGCACCCTGCTCAGCTGCTGTCCAAGCGCCCAAGCTTTGTTTGATGGGGATGACGTCGTTGTCGATGGTCTTAGGCAGGCCGATTACCGTTAAATCGTAATCATTGTCTTTGAGGAATTTTGCCAAAGCTGCTGCTGCGGTGTTGGTATCATCGCCGCCAACAGTGTGTAAAATGTCCACGCCGTCTGTTACCAGTTGGTCGGCTGCTACTTTTTGAGGATCCTGTCCCTCTTGAACGAGGCCCCGTTTGACGCAATCTTTGACGTTAGTGAGCTTAACTCGGGAATTGCCGATGGGGCTACCGCCATACAGATGTAAGGTGGAGGCAGCAGCGCGCATCTCTGGAGTTACCGTAAAAAAATCCCCGAGCAAGAGGCCTTTGTATCCGCTCTTGTAGCAGATGATTTCGATCTCTGGATCGATCTCGCTGTAGCGTTCGATGAGACCGCCAATAGCGGATGAGAGACAAGGGGCGAGACCGCCAGCTGTGAGGATGCCTACTTTTTTCGGTTTCATAGTAAAGTGATCAGATGACTGCGGGAGAGGAATAAATGTGTCTGGGATCGTCAATAAACTAGCGTTCTTCTTATATCAGTTCATGGATTGTCTTAATGGTGACACATCCGAAAATCTACGGAATTGCCGGTCCGAGTGGTAGCGGGAAGACCACCTACGCAAAGCAGTGGTCGGCTGAGCTCGGGGGTGCGCCTGTTCTCGAGCTGGACGCGTATTATCGTCCTGCCGAGCCAGGAGAGATCATCGAGGATAGAAATTTTGATCATCCGGATGCTCTGGATGTCGAGCTCTTCGTCGCGCATCTGAAGCAGTGGAAAAGTGGCCAAAACATCGTGGCACCGATTTACGATTTTTCTGTTCACGCGTGGACCGGGGAAACGCTTACCATCCCAGCGGGCCCAATTTTGATCGTAGAAGGGATGCTGCTCTTACACTTTGCCCAGATCCGGGCGCTGCTCGACCACAGTATTTATCTAGATACAGACTTTGACGCATGCTACCGCCGCCGCCTGTTCCGCGATGTGAGCGAACGCGGGCGTACCGAGGCCAACGTCCACGAGCAATTCCGAAAAAATGTCCGCCCGATGTACGAAAGCTATGTGCTCCCCAGCCGCAAATGGGCGGATGAGGTGAAATGAGCGG
The nucleotide sequence above comes from Opitutales bacterium. Encoded proteins:
- a CDS encoding sugar nucleotide-binding protein; its protein translation is MIFILGGKGYVGQAFCDLLKGKGIDFRSISREELNYADEATLTAALKNEQPDFLINCAGYTGKPNVDACETDKANCVAGNAVLPGVIDAACGEAGVPWGHVSSGCIFSGNTPDSSGFSETSIPNFSFRTNNCSFYSGTKALGEEALGYSAQNAQWLHASTPSCYIWRLRIPFNQEESPRNYLTKLMRYPTLLEAENSISQLQEFVSACFATWEKRLPLGIYNVTNPGSVHTSDVVELIKKAGVQLEQSTGTNPFPTDYKFFTDNDEFMTKAAKTPRSNCVMNTDKLQAAGIKLTPVNEAIMDALLSWKPEAQVAATV
- a CDS encoding pyrophosphate--fructose-6-phosphate 1-phosphotransferase, whose protein sequence is MKPKKVGILTAGGLAPCLSSAIGGLIERYSEIDPEIEIICYKSGYKGLLLGDFFTVTPEMRAAASTLHLYGGSPIGNSRVKLTNVKDCVKRGLVQEGQDPQKVAADQLVTDGVDILHTVGGDDTNTAAAALAKFLKDNDYDLTVIGLPKTIDNDVIPIKQSLGAWTAAEQGAAYFSNVVAEHNANPRMLIVHEVMGRNCGWLTAATAQAYHDGLKTKPWLPELGLSRERHDVHGIFIPEMGFDISAEAARLKAIMDEQDNVNIFISEGAGVETIVAEMEARGEDVPRDAFGHVKLDAVNPGKWFGQQFAEMLDAQKVLVQKSGYFARAAAANVDDLRLIKSCTDLAVECALRHEGGVIGHDEDKGNVLRAIEFERIKGGKPFDIDTPWFDVLLDEIGQSKGPVVETSH
- a CDS encoding uridine kinase, with protein sequence MVTHPKIYGIAGPSGSGKTTYAKQWSAELGGAPVLELDAYYRPAEPGEIIEDRNFDHPDALDVELFVAHLKQWKSGQNIVAPIYDFSVHAWTGETLTIPAGPILIVEGMLLLHFAQIRALLDHSIYLDTDFDACYRRRLFRDVSERGRTEANVHEQFRKNVRPMYESYVLPSRKWADEVK